The following coding sequences lie in one Zingiber officinale cultivar Zhangliang chromosome 2B, Zo_v1.1, whole genome shotgun sequence genomic window:
- the LOC122048072 gene encoding exocyst complex component EXO70H1-like, with the protein MTRKSLRSLLPSYSFGRRGGSPESSPRPAPQQQRRRVSDEVIEKRVAAAEALVAKWDRDVGSAAVLFCDDHREEARAFLDAVGDLQRAMLSFVSGAGDVAAAESSHAALVRAQSMMQAAMRRLEKEFHRILTDNRYFCRDLEAVSVRSSSRLSASEDGDDSSVGRADDSAGEVENAAAVAVAMGDLRAIAETMVSAGYRKECVKVYKLLRKSVVDEELRRLKFDSLTPNSQVRKLDCAALEIKIRSWLSAAPAAFSTLFSGERILLEHVFAGCDSIRDAVFGEIANDAAVHFLRLPEAVAKSKRSRDKTARLLDLYDAVSELLPEVNSLFSFDSTSAVREQALASLSKLGETIRTTVADFEEALLKENSKFLFPGGGIHPLTLRAMEYIAVLADYKTSLAEIFDGSHTTANPLSPSISEPRQAGSEVAALLARLMLALNCKLDAKAAAYGDAALSHLFLANNFQYVANRARACSLSGVLGEEWAARHEGKARQHAEGYERAAWGKVAAAVPAREVAPGEARERMRAFSAGLEAACAAQEGWVVVDARMREDVRAAARGMILPAYRSFHERWRSTPEVATVARFSPEEVGVRIADLFAGSDDGPDPNSYSSYRIGHDSDSSRSDGSGSSRHSRSV; encoded by the coding sequence ATGACGAGAAAGAGTCTGCGCAGCCTTTTGCCTTCTTACTCCTTCGGCCGCCGTGGCGGATCGCCGGAGTCGTCGCCTCGGCCGGCGCCGCAGCAGCAAAGGCGTAGGGTATCGGATGAAGTGATTGAGAAACGGGTCGCGGCGGCTGAGGCCCTGGTCGCGAAGTGGGATCGCGACGTCGGCTCCGCCGCCGTTCTGTTCTGTGACGACCACCGCGAGGAGGCGCGTGCGTTTCTCGATGCGGTGGGCGACCTCCAGCGCGCCATGCTCAGCTTCGTCTCCGGCGCGGGGGACGTGGCGGCGGCGGAGTCGTCCCACGCCGCTCTCGTTCGCGCACAGTCGATGATGCAGGCCGCCATGCGTCGCCTCGAGAAGGAGTTCCACCGGATTCTCACTGACAACCGATACTTCTGTCGCGATCTGGAAGCCGTCTCCGTTCGGTCCTCCTCCCGGTTGAGCGCCTCCGAGGATGGCGACGACAGCAGCGTTGGCAGGGCAGATGATTCCGCCGGCGAAGTCGAGAACGCCGCCGCGGTCGCCGTTGCCATGGGCGACCTTCGGGCCATCGCTGAGACCATGGTCTCCGCCGGGTACAGGAAGGAGTGCGTCAAGGTATATAAGCTCCTCCGCAAGTCCGTCGTCGACGAGGAGCTCCGGCGACTCAAATTCGACAGTCTCACCCCGAATTCGCAGGTCCGCAAGCTGGATTGTGCGGCGCTCGAGATCAAAATCAGATCTTGGCTCTCCGCCGCGCCCGCCGCCTTCTCCACTCTGTTTTCCGGCGAGCGGATTCTCTTGGAGCACGTCTTCGCTGGATGCGACTCCATCCGCGATGCCGTCTTTGGCGAAATTGCGAACGATGCCGCCGTCCATTTCTTACGGCTGCCGGAGGCGGTGGCGAAATCGAAGCGGTCGAGGGACAAAACGGCTCGACTTCTGGACCTCTACGATGCGGTCTCCGAGCTGCTACCGGAGGTGAACTCGTTGTTCTCCTTCGATTCTACTTCCGCCGTCCGGGAGCAGGCCCTCGCCTCGCTCTCTAAGCTCGGAGAGACCATCCGCACTACCGTCGCCGACTTCGAAGAGGCTCTGCTGAAGGAGAACTCAAAGTTTCTGTTTCCCGGCGGCGGAATTCACCCGCTCACGCTTCGAGCGATGGAGTACATCGCCGTGCTTGCGGACTACAAAACCTCACTCGCCGAGATCTTCGACGGGTCGCACACGACGGCGAATCCGTTGTCGCCGTCGATTAGCGAGCCGCGGCAAGCCGGGTCGGAGGTGGCCGCGCTGTTGGCGCGGCTAATGCTGGCGCTGAACTGCAAGCTCGACGCGAAGGCGGCGGCGTACGGAGACGCCGCCTTGTCCCACCTCTTCCTGGCGAACAACTTCCAGTACGTGGCCAACAGGGCGCGGGCATGCTCGCTGAGCGGTGTGCTGGGAGAGGAATGGGCGGCGCGGCACGAGGGGAAAGCGAGGCAGCACGCTGAGGGCTACGAGCGTGCGGCGTGGGGTAAGGTGGCAGCGGCGGTGCCGGCCAGGGAGGTGGCGCCGGGGGAGGCGCGCGAGCGGATGCGGGCGTTCAGCGCGGGGCTGGAGGCTGCGTGCGCCGCGCAAGAAGGGTGGGTGGTGGTCGACGCAAGAATGAGGGAGGACGTGAGGGCGGCGGCCAGGGGGATGATCCTTCCCGCGTACCGGAGTTTCCACGAGCGTTGGCGGTCGACGCCGGAGGTGGCGACGGTGGCCAGATTCTCGCCGGAGGAGGTCGGTGTCCGGATAGCGGACCTCTTCGCCGGGTCGGATGACGGACCCGATCCCAATTCTTATTCGAGTTATCGGATCGGGCACGACTCCGACTCCTCTCGATCCGATGGCTCGGGCTCTTCCCGCCATTCCCGGTCCGTTTAA